In Miscanthus floridulus cultivar M001 chromosome 5, ASM1932011v1, whole genome shotgun sequence, one genomic interval encodes:
- the LOC136451747 gene encoding beta-1,2-xylosyltransferase XYXT1-like, producing the protein MKTSVQSHINVGLIAGVLFVLLTYLVVSQQTAISRPNVVTTVAQWLSNTPNKQQFEGLGETVVATKEQQIADKQLIQGPSETEKPNKVVCSTEERLSDYCEVDGDVRINGKAWSVDIVPSGWSSSERREWKIRPYSRRSASNVDKLNVTQLQDPAAAPPCTVTHHVPGVVFALGGYSGNAFHDNADVLLPLFLASLRYDREVQFLVINRVQPWWLGKYRLALRRLSRYDVVTLDGDAHVRCFPHLTVGLRLHKDFGVVPEWVPGRRRVSMPDFTRFLREAYALPRGAPVSPAREPAGKKPRLMLIQRQRTRRFLNGEEMVRAAEAAGFEVTVTDLVIDAAVDEQARVVNSFDVMVGIHGAGMTNEVFLPPGGVLIQVVPWGKLDLIARIEYGEPAADMGLKYLCYNVTLEESSLLELLGRDHPAIKDPDSIHRKGWAVMFDIYMTKQDVRLDITRFARTLAEAMDHLRSLQ; encoded by the exons ATGAAAACCTCGGTGCAGAGCCACATCAACGTCGGCCTCATCGCCGGCGTCCTCTTCGTGCTCCTCACCTACCTCGTCGTCTCGCAGCAGACTGCCATCAGCCGCCCCAACG TTGTCACTACGGTAGCACAATGGCTCTCGAATACTCCAAATAAACAGCAGTTCGAAGGTCTCGGTGAAACAG TTGTCGCCACGAAAGAGCAACAGATCGCGGATAAACAGCTGATTCAAGGCCCAAGTGAAACAG AGAAGCCCAACAAGGTGGTGTGCAGCACGGAGGAGCGCTTATCTGACTACTGCGAAGTTGATGGCGACGTCCGCATCAACGGCAAAGCCTGGTCGGTGGACATCGTGCCCTCGGGCTGGTCGTCGTCGGAGCGCCGGGAGTGGAAGATCCGGCCGTACTCGCGCCGGAGCGCGTCCAACGTCGACAAGCTCAACGTGACGCAGCTGCAGGACCCGGCGGCCGCCCCGCCGTGCACGGTGACGCACCACGTCCCGGGCGTCGTGTTCGCGCTCGGCGGGTACTCGGGCAACGCCTTCCACGACAACGCCGACGTGCTCCTGCCGCTCTTCCTGGCCTCGCTGCGGTACGACCGCGAGGTCCAGTTCCTCGTCATCAACCGGGTCCAGCCGTGGTGGCTGGGCAAGTACAGGCTCGCCCTGCGCCGGCTGTCCAGGTACGACGTCGTGACCCTGGACGGCGACGCCCACGTCCGGTGCTTCCCGCACCTCACCGTGGGCCTCCGCCTGCACAAGGACTTCGGGGTCGTCCCCGAGTGGGTTCCGGGGCGGCGCCGCGTCTCCATGCCTGACTTCACCAGGTTCCTGCGCGAGGCGTACGCGCTCCCGCGCGGCGCGCCGGTCAGCCCGGCCCGGGAGCCGGCGGGCAAGAAGCCGCGGCTGATGCTGATCCAGCGGCAGCGCACCCGGCGGTTCCTGAACGGGGAGGAGATGGTgcgggcggcggaggcggcggggttCGAGGTCACGGTGACGGATCTGGTGATCGACGCGGCCGTGGACGAGCAGGCGCGGGTGGTGAACTCGTTCGACGTGATGGTGGGCATCCACGGCGCCGGGATGACGAACGAGGTGTTCCTGCCGCCCGGCGGGGTGCTCATCCAGGTGGTGCCGTGGGGGAAGCTGGACCTGATTGCGAGGATCGAGTACGGCGAGCCGGCGGCGGACATGGGGCTCAAGTACCTCTGCTACAACGTCACCCTGGAGGAGAGCTCGCTGCTGGAGCTGCTGGGGCGCGACCACCCGGCGATCAAGGACCCGGACTCCATCCACCGCAAAGGCTGGGCAGTCATGTTCGACATCTACATGACCAAGCAGGACGTTCGCCTCGACATCACACGCTTCGCGCGCACGCTCGCGGAGGCCATGGACCACCTACGCAGCCTGCAGTAG
- the LOC136454395 gene encoding dof zinc finger protein 4-like, producing MAEATGSSTANTGDVDAAPKSGAARPVTPKEQMAPLEASQSMFLLSDVTELATLLTDLAPHKPVHATRVLARQVKFEEELAAAEAARDLPSPTASCTWDPAVRKWWRCLFTPPPLPLLPVFTFAAQPKEEALTPSVAAAHRTGMAAPSSVSEDMAPSLDSAGAAGIFELGDAPSAATY from the exons ATGGCAGAAGCCACCGGGTCTTCAACGGCAAATACGGGAGATGTCGATGCTGCACCGAAGTCTGGGGCGGCGAGGCCAGTCACGCCCAAGGAGCAGATGGCACCCCTCGAGGCATCACAGAGCATG TTCCTGCTCTCCGACGTCACCGAGCTGGCCACGCTGCTCACGGACCTCGCTCCGCACAAGCCCGTCCACGCCACTCGAGTCCTAGCGCGCCAAGTCAAGTTCGAGGAGGAGCTGGCTGCTGCGGAGGCTGCGCGGGACCTGCCTTCACCTACAGCGTCATGCACGTGGGACCCAGCTGTACGTAAGTGGTGGCGCTGCCTCTTCACGCCTCCCCCGCTGCCACTGCTCCCGGTGTTCACCTTCGCGGCGCAGCCAAAGGAGGAAGCGCTTACCCCTTCGGTAGCTGCAGCTCATCGGACAGGCATGGCCGCGCCGTCCTCGGTCTCCGAGGACATGGCGCCGTCCCTGGACTCCGCTGGGGCCGCTGGGATATTCGAGCTCGGCGACGCCCCGTCAGCCGCGACGTACTGA